The following coding sequences lie in one Nymphaea colorata isolate Beijing-Zhang1983 unplaced genomic scaffold, ASM883128v2 scaffold0043, whole genome shotgun sequence genomic window:
- the LOC116268005 gene encoding LOW QUALITY PROTEIN: uncharacterized protein LOC116268005 (The sequence of the model RefSeq protein was modified relative to this genomic sequence to represent the inferred CDS: inserted 4 bases in 3 codons; substituted 3 bases at 3 genomic stop codons) yields MNLIARCKXFRQLLTNDCIMVPGCFNGLIARLAAQHGFRAIYVSGGALTASSGVPDIGLRTLSEFCSVIKDVSTFSNLPVIADADTGFGXGEMCARTVSDFFYSGASGLHIXDQVFPKRXGHLNGKELIPTQQMVDKIKIARXTSVKVSDGEFIICARTDAKGVYGLDECINRSKKYIDAGADMIFPEGLDTAEEFKVVAKELKSXKSSVYLLANMTEFGKTPYIDIGTFKEYGYNCVIYPVSTLRVAMKAVDLFFKDLQQNGSQKGFVDKMQSRKELYDLLRYTPARSGITPKTNAKNRGDPVEGASHCRAGGHFSFDFLHILRILFYLLVVVKLIELSFLRRKKHSLKERVYRKFLFAHQELLKQFTDEDKSSMEQTLNNTIKNATI; encoded by the exons ATGAATCTTATTGCTCGGTGCAAGTAGTTCCGCCAGCTCCTCACCAACGACTGCATCATGGTGCCTGGCTGCTTCAACGGCCTCATTGCTCGTCTGGCTGCTCAGCACGGGTTCAGAGCCATCTACGTATCGGGAGGAGCCCTCACTGCCTCCTCAGGAGTCCCAGACATCGGCCTAAGAACCCTCAGCGAGTTTTGCTCAGTCATCAAGGACGTCTCCACCTTCTCCAACCTGCCCGTGATCGCCGATGCAGACACAGGCTTCG AGGGTGAAATGTGTGCCAGGACCGTCAGCGACTTCTTTTACTCGGGAGCCTCAGGACTTCACATATAGGACCAAGTTTTCCCCAAGCG TGGGCATCTCAACGGTAAGGAACTCATTCCCACCCAGCAAATGGTGGACAAGATCAAGATTGCAAGGTAGACATCGGTAAAGGTGTCAGATGGTGAGTTCATCATCTGCGCACGCACTGACGCCAAGGGAGTATATGGACTCGACGAGTGCATTAATCGCTCCAAAAAGTATATCGACGCAGGAGCCGACATGATATTCCCTGAAGGATTAGACACTGCAGAGGAGTTCAAGGTTGTTGCCAAGGAGCTCAAGA ACAAGAGCAGTGTCTACCTGCTTGCCAACATGACTGAGTTCGGAAAGACCCCCTACATCGACATCGGTACCTTTAAAGAGTACGGCTACAACTGCGTAATCTACCCCGTCTCCACCCTACGAGTGGCCATGAAGGCAGTTGACCTCTTCTTCAAGGATCTGCAGCAGAACGGCAGCCAGAAGGGTTTCGTCGACAAGATGCAGAGCCGCAAGGAGCTCTACGATCTGCTGAGATATACGCCGGCAAGGAGTGGCATTACCCCGAAAACGAACGCAAAAA ACAGGGGAGACCCTGTTGAAGGCGCCTCCCACTGCAGAGCCGGAGGCCACTTCTCCTTCGATTTTCTACATATCCTGCGTATTCTTTTCTACCTGTTGGTGGTGGTGAAGCTAATTGAGCTTTCCTTCCTGCGTCGGAAGAAGCACTCGCTGAAGGAGCGCGTCTACAGGAAGTTTCTGTTCGCCCACCAGGAGCTGCTGAAGCAGTTCACCGACGAAGATAAGTCCAGCATGGAGCAGACCCTCAATAACACCATCAAAAACGCCACCATCTAG
- the LOC116268006 gene encoding probable UDP-N-acetylglucosamine--peptide N-acetylglucosaminyltransferase SPINDLY, which produces MVNFWPLRLSDAVTYTRFPLEGYSVSFGIEGVGNAELSISRYEWFIYRWYDEQRKAGKLRGNAFDALSLCYNIIRNSNEDETERGILWYEDMLGLGETVELLMGYANILYNRGRYEEAIKAYNKDNVDEAIVWYKKAIEVNPRYSYAYNNLGNIYKGRQEYQKAIDCYKSAVDNLSTYTLALANMAICLLQLEKYQEAFAAFQRAKEILPTDNNNLSESNKAFLKQNLEKFDKEGQKWRKMGSINNELKEALKSSSNPSSLTLNNSTPARPRLL; this is translated from the exons ATGGTTAATTTCTGGCCGCTTCGACTTTCCGATGCTGTGACTTACACTCGATTCCCTCTTG AGGGCTACTCGGTGAGCTTTGGAATTGAGGGAGTGGGAAACGCTGAGCTTTCCATCAGCAGGTATGAGTGGTTCATCTATCGGTGGTACGACGAGCAAAGGAAGGCTGGAAAGCTCAGGGGCAATGCCTTCGACGCTCTCTCGCTCTGCTACAACATCATCAGGAACTCTAACGAGGACGAGACAGAGCGAGGCATCCTCTGGTACGAGGATATGCTTGGCCTCGGCGAAACAGTTGAGCTCCTCATGGGATACGCCAACATCCTCTACAACCGCGGTAGGTACGAGGAAGCCATTAAGGCATACAACAAA GATAATGTAGACGAAGCCATAGTCTGGTACAAGAAGGCCATCGAGGTGAATCCACGCTACAGCTACGCATACAACAACCTGGGTAACATCTACAAGGGCAGGCAAGAGTATCAGAAGGCCATTGATTGCTACAAAAGTGCAGTTGACAACCTCTCCACCTATACACTAGCTCTCGCCAACATGGCCATCTGCCTCCTCCAGCTGGAAAAGTATCAAGAGGCTTTTGCTGCATTTCAGCGAGCCAAGGAAATATTACCCACCGATAACAACAACCTTAGCGAATCCAACAAAGCCTTCTTGAAGCAGAACTTGGAAAAATTCGACAAGGAGGGGCAGAAGTGGCGTAAAATGGGTTCCATCAACAACGAGCTCAAAGAGGCCCTCAAATCCTCATCAAATCCTTCGAGTCTAACTTTAAACAACTCTACTCCAGCTAGGCCTCGCTTGCTGTAA